The genomic region AATCGGTACGTGCAGCCGGTTCAGACCCATCGAAACGACTTACCTTCTCCTGGAAAACCGGGACCTCTTACGGCCGGCGCGATGGGTGGGCGATCGGCTACAATGATTCCTACACGATCGGTGTGTGGGCGGGTAACTTTGATGGAACCGGGGTCTATCATCTGTCCGGTACCGATATCTGTGTTCCGGTACTGGCAGATCTGATGGCAGCTATTCAACCTGAACCAGGCTTGTGGCCGCCTGCCAGACCCTCCGAAACCGGCATCAGGATGGTATGTCAGGTCACTGGAAAACCGGCAGGTCCAGAGTGTAAGGACCAGGTCATGGATGTCTACATTCCTGGTATGACCCTGACCGGACCCTGCGATCATCAGAAAAAGGTGATGATCAATCCATCCGGAACCACCAGCTACTGTCCGAATTGCCAGCCAGAGGCAGGTTACCGCATCGACTGGTATGACAATGTCTCTGCTGATCTGGCTGCATTTTACCGTTCCGTGCACCATCCGTTCAGGGAAAGTCCCCCGCACAATCCTTCATGCACCCGCTGGATCAGCGACGAACCGCTGACGATTCTGTCACCGCTTCACCAGTTTACTTACTATGTGGACCGGGACGATCCGATCAGTCTGGAACTGTCTGCCAATGTGCCGGTCGATTCCGATTACCTGATCTGGGTGATCAATCAATCCGAGACCATCCGTGTCCGTCGAGGTGAATCCGCCTGGTTTAAACCCACCGACACCTATTATTCAGTCACCGCAACCGATTCGAAAGGCCGTACAGGATCGGTCCGGTTCGAAGTCAGGTATCCTTAACCTGTGTTTCAACGCACGTTTTCAGGAATTTCTGATTCCTGCCGGCGTGTTCAATCTTCCATACGCCCACTGCCGGCGTATTTTCAAAATCCAGAAAGGAAAACGGATGAAAATTCAAACACTGACCGCCTTGGTTACCTGCCTCTTTTTCTTTGGATGCACCAGCAATGATTTCGGACCTGACAGCGAACAGGAAGCCAAACCTGATCCGCAACCCGTTCAGGTCACCTATCAATCAACCATAAAGCCCATCATCTCGGCAAAATGCCAGTCCTGTCATTTTAACTTCGGAACACTCAATGGTGTGAAATCGGAAATATCCGAAATCCTTCGACGGACTCAGTTATCACCAGGTGACAGTCAACTCATGCCAAAGGGCGGACCGAAATTGGCAGCAGACCAGATACAAGCCTTTAAAACCTGGCAACAAAACGGATTTCCGGAATAACCCTAATGAAAATCACCCTTTTTTCTATCCTGCTATTCAGCAGTCTCTCCTTTCCCGTCCTGGCTCAGGAAGTCACGATAAAGCAAGCCCTGGCCCGGTTTGAAACCAATACTGAATCGGTTGGACCCGATCTGAAATTCAGCGGAGAAGGCAATGGCTTGTCGGGAACCATCAGTTTCAGGGACAGCACTTTTTCATTGTCATTTTCCCTGAATCAGTTAAAAACCGGTATAAAGCTAAGAGATATTCACATGTATGAAGATTATCTTGAAACCGACCGGTACCCCACTGCCACTTTCGTTGGCACCTTCCGTGCCGGAAAAAAGCCCGGAGAGATCATTGCCAAAGGTAAATTTACCCTTCATGGTGTAACCCGTGATCAGGTTATTGCAGGAACCATTTCTGGCGGTGTTCTGACTGCATACTGGGACCTTCGGCTTTCTGATTTCAAAATTGAAACCCCCGAAAAATTTCTGATCGGAAAAGTCAGTGATATTTTAAAAATGTCGGCCATTATTAAACTGGATTGATTATGATAAACCTCGTGCTCACTGCCCTGTTTCTTTTTCCCGGTGGAGATGGAGAACCGGTAACCGATGAACCGGTTACCCGTACTTTCAGAAGCACCAACCTGATCAATACCCGGTCCGTTGATCAATTATTTGCCGGGACATGGGAGTTCAGGGTTGGTCACCGGTTTGGTGATGCTTACACCGGTCTTTACGACATGTTTGGTCTGGATCTCGGGGCGTCGGTCAGTTTCGGAATTGATGCTGCGCTGAGTGATGATTGGATGGTGGGAGTGTCACGCTCGAACACGTTAAAAACATGGGATTTTCACACTCAATACCGACTGATGAGCCAGACAACCAGCGGTAGCAAACCGGTTTCCGTTTCGCTCTATGGCCAATGGGATCAGTCCTTGCTGAAAAGTGCCGAAACCACCCACCTGATGGCTTCCGTGCTGATCGCCCGGAAATGGACCCGTGATTTTTCCACACAGATCGCACCGGTGATCATTCAGCGGTTACGGACGGCCAAAAGTGAAACCGACGCACAACCCATGTGGGGAGTCACCGCCACGGCTCATTACCTGCTGACCAAAACAGTTGGTGTGATGGTTGAATGGACTCCCATGTTCAACCGTGATGCCTACAACACCAATTCTGCCCAGCGCCTTGCGTGGGATGCGGTTTCAGTCGGAGTAAACTTTGAGGTCGCAGGTCACTCTTTTCAGATTCTGGCTTCAAACTCCAATCAGATATCCACCATCAGAAGTGTGTTGGGTTCCGATCGGGATTGGACCGACAAACACTTCTTTCTCGGATTTAATCTAACCCGGTTATACACCTGGGAGAGTCCGCTATAATGAGATTTTATTCTTCCAGCGTAGAGGTATCTCCCACTTCCTGACCAAGTGCCCGGGCTTTCAGAACCCGTCGCATGATTTTCCCGCTTCGGGTCTTGGGCAGCACGTCTACAAACTCAATATGCTCTGGTTTGGCAATGGGTCCCAATTCCTTTCCAACGTGGTCTTTGAGCTCTTCGCTTAACTGTTTAGAACCCATAATTCCGGATCTCAGGATCACATAACAGTAGATGCTGTTCCCTTTCACCTCGTGCGGAACTCCGATTGCTGCCGATTCTGCAACCGCCGGATGGGTAATCAGTGCACTTTCAATTTCTGCAGTTCCTAAACGGTAACCACTGACTTTTATCACATCATCAATGCGGCCGATGATCCAGTAATATCCGTCCTGATCCCGGCGGGCAGCATCGCCGGCTTTGTACCAACCCTGGGCCTCGAAGTCCTTCCAGTAGGTTTCCCTGAATCGTTCCGGATCTCCCCAGATGGACCTGGCCATGCCTGGCCAGGGAGCCTGCAGGACCAGTTTTCCTTCATCTCCATCCGGCACCGGATGACCATGATCATCCACAATGGCCACCTCGTGTCCGAAAAACGGACGCGTGGCCGACCCGGGTTTCAGCGGGGTGATGGGCAGGGGCGTAATGACAAATCCGCCAGTTTCTGTCTGCCACCAGGTATCCATGATGGGACATTCCCCTCGTCCGATCACCCGGTGATACCATTTCCATGCTTCAGGATTGATAGGTTCTCCCACCGAACCCAGCAAACGCAATGAAGTGAGATCATGCCGGTTCGGCCAGGATTCTCCATAACGCATCAGTCCACGGATGGCTGTCGGAGACGTGTATAAAATGGTAATGCCATACTTTTCAATCATGGCCCACCAACGGTTCGGGTAGGGATGATTGGGCGCCCCTTCATACATCATAATCGTTGCGCCATTGATCAGCGGCGCATAGACCAGATAACTGTGACCGGTTATCCAACCCGGATCGGCCGCACACCACCAGCGATCTTCATCTTTGATATCAAATACATACCGGTGTGTGGTGGAAGTGTAAACAGCATAACCACCATGCGTGTGCAACAATCCCTTGGGTTTACCGGTCGTCCCTGATGTGTATAAGATGAACAGCGGATCTTCTGCATCAAGTATTTCGGTGGAACATTTCGGATTGGCAATCGGAAGGGCCATCAGATCGTGATACCAGAAATCCCGGTCCGCCTGCATGTGGACATCATGTCCGGTACGTTTCACCACAATGCAAACTTCCACCGTCGGTGACCGGCGCATGGCCTCGTTGGCGATTCCTTTCAGATCGGTCACATTCCCTCTCCGGAAACCACCATCAGCGGTGATAAGTACCCTGCTTTTGGCATCTTCAATTCTGCCTGCCAGGGCTTCTGCACTGAATCC from Bacteroidota bacterium harbors:
- the acs gene encoding acetate--CoA ligase, with product MKDKHPIDYNSDLFHPSKAVVKQANIKNYEELYSRSIRDPQGFWAEEAKKLQWFRKWDKVLDDTNKPFFKWFTGGRFNIVSNAIDRHLSNWRRNKLAIIWEGEPGDVKTMSYHALNREVSRFANVLKSMGVRKGEVVTVYMPQIPELPIAMLACAKIGAIHSVVYGGFSAEALAGRIEDAKSRVLITADGGFRRGNVTDLKGIANEAMRRSPTVEVCIVVKRTGHDVHMQADRDFWYHDLMALPIANPKCSTEILDAEDPLFILYTSGTTGKPKGLLHTHGGYAVYTSTTHRYVFDIKDEDRWWCAADPGWITGHSYLVYAPLINGATIMMYEGAPNHPYPNRWWAMIEKYGITILYTSPTAIRGLMRYGESWPNRHDLTSLRLLGSVGEPINPEAWKWYHRVIGRGECPIMDTWWQTETGGFVITPLPITPLKPGSATRPFFGHEVAIVDDHGHPVPDGDEGKLVLQAPWPGMARSIWGDPERFRETYWKDFEAQGWYKAGDAARRDQDGYYWIIGRIDDVIKVSGYRLGTAEIESALITHPAVAESAAIGVPHEVKGNSIYCYVILRSGIMGSKQLSEELKDHVGKELGPIAKPEHIEFVDVLPKTRSGKIMRRVLKARALGQEVGDTSTLEE
- a CDS encoding YceI family protein; protein product: MKITLFSILLFSSLSFPVLAQEVTIKQALARFETNTESVGPDLKFSGEGNGLSGTISFRDSTFSLSFSLNQLKTGIKLRDIHMYEDYLETDRYPTATFVGTFRAGKKPGEIIAKGKFTLHGVTRDQVIAGTISGGVLTAYWDLRLSDFKIETPEKFLIGKVSDILKMSAIIKLD